One window from the genome of Streptomyces sp. NBC_00708 encodes:
- a CDS encoding MarR family transcriptional regulator, whose protein sequence is MSNAIEGATPGFLVWRLSMKWRVAIDRALAPLGLTHAQYSLVASLSGMEHAGLRPSQRALADHTGLEALYVSKIARALESAGLVERTTDPADSRAVLLSLTEEGRETTGRAITVVRGLVDGLLAPLGGIGGAGAEAFTEALTALLDVPVPPVSREE, encoded by the coding sequence ATGAGCAACGCGATCGAGGGCGCGACCCCGGGTTTCCTGGTCTGGCGCCTATCCATGAAATGGCGGGTGGCCATCGACCGGGCCCTGGCCCCGCTCGGCCTGACGCACGCGCAGTATTCGCTGGTCGCTTCCCTGTCGGGGATGGAACACGCGGGGCTGCGGCCGAGTCAGCGCGCCCTGGCGGACCACACCGGACTCGAAGCGCTCTACGTCTCGAAAATTGCCCGCGCCCTGGAGTCTGCGGGGCTCGTCGAACGGACCACCGACCCGGCGGACAGCCGGGCGGTCCTCCTGTCCCTGACCGAGGAGGGCCGCGAGACGACCGGCCGCGCCATCACGGTGGTCCGGGGGCTCGTCGACGGGCTGCTCGCCCCTCTGGGCGGTATCGGCGGCGCCGGTGCCGAGGCGTTCACCGAGGCACTGACGGCTCTGCTCGATGTGCCCGTTCCCCCTGTTTCCCGCGAGGAGTAA
- a CDS encoding MFS transporter — MTGQPVDGAAVQAFPGTRPEGRLLIPALMFIALVVAAVGSLGAPLITSVATSFHVSLGSAQWTLTVALLSGAVATPVLGRLGAGPHRRATILATLAVVVAGSALTVLPLPFAWLLAGRAAQGVGLGLTALMMGVARDHLPEERGATVIALISVVSIIGAGVGYPLTALLAELGGVRAAYGLGLVVTAAALVTAWRSMPEAPEGRSAHVDVAGAVLLAAALLLVLFLAGERDLWSRHLAVAAGLAVVAVVLLCAWVVVELRSATPLVDVRAVRHPAVAGANLAMFVGGIGMYLLLTLVTRYAQTPHGAGYGFGLTTFVAGLVLIPFSVLGFVAGKLTPRVRRRVPDPLLLAGSAVVVGGGFALFAAARSDLAELFAAMGVLGFGVGGFSAAMPGVILAVTPRSETSSAMSFNYVVRSVGYSLGSAIGGLVLAAGTGPGRLFPDDSAYTTAALVGMGAMAITTLTSLFLARRRPPETNP; from the coding sequence GTGACCGGGCAGCCGGTCGACGGGGCCGCGGTGCAGGCGTTCCCCGGGACGCGCCCCGAGGGGCGGCTGCTGATCCCCGCCCTGATGTTCATCGCTCTGGTCGTGGCGGCGGTCGGCAGCCTCGGGGCGCCGCTCATCACCAGCGTGGCGACCTCGTTCCATGTCTCGCTCGGCAGCGCGCAGTGGACGCTGACCGTCGCCCTGCTCAGCGGCGCCGTGGCCACGCCGGTCCTGGGGCGGCTCGGAGCAGGTCCGCACCGGCGGGCGACGATCCTCGCGACGCTGGCGGTCGTCGTCGCCGGCAGCGCGCTCACCGTGCTGCCCCTGCCGTTCGCCTGGCTGCTGGCCGGCCGGGCGGCCCAGGGCGTCGGGCTCGGGCTGACGGCGCTGATGATGGGCGTGGCCCGGGACCACCTCCCCGAGGAGCGCGGCGCGACCGTGATCGCCCTGATCTCGGTGGTCTCGATCATCGGGGCCGGCGTCGGCTACCCGCTGACCGCACTCCTCGCCGAACTCGGCGGGGTACGGGCCGCCTACGGCCTCGGCCTGGTCGTCACCGCCGCCGCCCTCGTTACCGCGTGGCGCTCCATGCCCGAAGCGCCGGAAGGCCGCTCCGCGCACGTGGACGTGGCGGGCGCCGTGCTCCTGGCCGCCGCGCTGCTCCTGGTGCTGTTCCTCGCCGGCGAACGGGATCTGTGGAGCCGTCACCTCGCCGTGGCGGCGGGCCTCGCCGTCGTCGCGGTGGTGCTGCTCTGCGCCTGGGTCGTCGTCGAGCTGCGCAGCGCGACGCCCCTGGTCGATGTGCGGGCGGTACGGCACCCGGCGGTCGCCGGGGCGAACCTCGCCATGTTCGTCGGCGGGATCGGCATGTACCTCCTGCTCACGCTCGTCACCCGGTACGCGCAGACGCCGCACGGCGCCGGCTACGGCTTCGGGCTGACGACCTTCGTCGCCGGGCTGGTCCTCATCCCGTTCTCGGTGCTGGGGTTCGTCGCCGGCAAGCTCACGCCTCGGGTCCGGAGGCGGGTCCCCGATCCCCTGCTCCTGGCCGGCAGCGCCGTCGTGGTCGGCGGCGGGTTCGCCCTGTTCGCGGCGGCCCGGTCGGACCTGGCCGAACTGTTCGCGGCGATGGGTGTGCTCGGCTTCGGCGTCGGCGGATTCTCGGCCGCCATGCCCGGCGTCATCCTGGCCGTCACCCCCAGGAGCGAGACGTCGAGCGCCATGAGCTTCAACTACGTCGTCCGCAGCGTCGGGTACTCCCTGGGCAGCGCCATCGGCGGTCTGGTCCTCGCCGCGGGCACCGGCCCCGGCCGGCTCTTCCCCGACGACAGCGCCTACACCACGGCGGCGCTGGTGGGCATGGGCGCCATGGCGATCACGACGCTGACCAGCCTCTTCCTCGCCCGCAGACGCCCGCCCGAGACCAACCCGTAA
- a CDS encoding catalase — MTESRPATTTDSGAPVESDEHSLTAGPGGPVLLQDAYLIEQMAQFNRERIPERQPHAKGSGAFGHFEVTHDVSRYTKAALFQPGVRTDLVARFSTVAGERGSPDTWRDPRGFAVKFYTSEGNYDMVGNNTPVFFVKDPMKFQHFIRSQKRRADNNLRDHDMQWDFWTLSPESAHQVTWLMGDRGIPRTWRHMNGYTSHTYMWINASGERFWVKYHFKTDQGIEFFPQEEADRMAGSDSDFHMRDLFEHIRDGDFPSWTLHVQVMPFEDAATYRFNPFDLTKVWPHGDYPLIPVGRMTLDRNPTDNHAQIEQAAFQPNNFVPGIGPSPDRMLLGRLFSYADAHRARIGTNYQQLPVNAPVVDVHTYSKDGAMAYRKTSDPVYAPNSKGGPAADTERYGTPPSWGVDGEITRSAYVSHPEDDDWGQPGTLVREVLDDAARDRLVDNVVGHLLDGVSEPVLERAFTYWTNIDPSVGARIAEGVRAEQGS; from the coding sequence ATGACCGAGAGCCGACCGGCGACGACCACCGATTCCGGGGCCCCGGTGGAGAGCGACGAACACTCGCTCACCGCGGGCCCCGGCGGACCCGTCCTGCTTCAGGACGCCTACCTGATCGAGCAGATGGCGCAGTTCAACCGCGAGCGGATCCCGGAGCGCCAGCCGCACGCCAAGGGCAGTGGCGCGTTCGGGCACTTCGAGGTCACCCATGATGTCAGCCGCTACACCAAGGCGGCGCTGTTCCAGCCGGGGGTCCGCACCGATCTGGTCGCCCGGTTCTCCACCGTGGCCGGGGAACGGGGCAGCCCGGACACCTGGCGGGACCCCCGGGGTTTCGCGGTGAAGTTCTACACGTCCGAGGGCAACTACGACATGGTCGGCAACAACACGCCGGTCTTCTTCGTGAAGGACCCGATGAAGTTCCAGCACTTCATCCGGTCCCAGAAGCGCCGGGCCGACAACAATCTGCGCGACCACGACATGCAGTGGGACTTCTGGACCCTCTCCCCCGAGTCCGCGCACCAGGTGACGTGGCTGATGGGTGACCGGGGCATTCCGCGTACCTGGCGTCACATGAACGGGTACACCTCCCACACGTACATGTGGATCAACGCGTCAGGCGAGCGGTTCTGGGTGAAGTACCACTTCAAGACCGACCAGGGCATCGAGTTCTTCCCCCAGGAAGAGGCCGACCGGATGGCGGGCTCCGACTCGGACTTCCACATGCGGGACCTGTTCGAGCACATCCGGGACGGGGACTTCCCCTCGTGGACGCTGCATGTGCAGGTCATGCCGTTCGAGGACGCGGCGACGTACCGCTTCAACCCGTTCGACCTCACCAAGGTGTGGCCGCACGGCGACTACCCGCTCATCCCGGTGGGCCGCATGACGCTGGACCGCAACCCCACCGACAACCACGCCCAGATCGAGCAGGCCGCCTTCCAGCCGAACAACTTCGTGCCCGGCATCGGCCCGAGCCCGGACCGGATGCTGCTGGGCCGGCTCTTCTCGTACGCGGACGCCCACCGCGCGCGCATCGGCACCAACTACCAGCAGCTGCCGGTGAACGCGCCGGTCGTCGACGTCCACACGTACTCCAAGGACGGCGCGATGGCCTACCGGAAGACGTCGGACCCGGTCTACGCGCCGAACTCCAAGGGCGGGCCCGCCGCCGACACGGAGCGGTACGGGACCCCGCCCAGCTGGGGCGTCGACGGTGAGATCACCCGGTCCGCCTATGTCTCGCATCCGGAGGACGACGACTGGGGACAGCCCGGCACCCTCGTGCGCGAGGTCCTGGACGACGCGGCGCGCGACCGCCTCGTCGACAACGTCGTCGGCCATCTCCTCGACGGGGTGAGCGAACCGGTCCTGGAGCGCGCCTTCACGTACTGGACCAACATCGACCCGTCGGTGGGCGCCCGTATCGCCGAGGGCGTCCGCGCCGAGCAGGGCTCGTAG
- a CDS encoding aspartate/glutamate racemase family protein — protein sequence MTLALLHTSPVHVPVFDALRDADHPGTVLRHLVREELLTRAAALGPEAVGDDVEALIAGLAAEGADAVLCTCSTIGAVAESAGVALGIPVLRVDRPMAAAAVRAGRVTVLATLASTLEPTRALLAEEAGVAGLPGADVRTVLVEGAWERFVAGDQDGFLDLVAAAADTVGDADVIVLAQGSMAGAAERTTTAVPVLSSPRPGLAAAVAAAGR from the coding sequence GTGACGCTCGCGCTGCTGCACACCTCGCCGGTCCATGTCCCGGTCTTCGACGCCCTGCGCGACGCCGACCACCCGGGAACCGTCCTGCGTCATCTCGTACGCGAGGAGCTGCTGACCAGGGCGGCGGCGCTGGGGCCCGAGGCGGTGGGGGACGACGTGGAGGCGCTGATCGCGGGGCTCGCCGCCGAAGGGGCGGACGCCGTGCTCTGCACCTGTTCGACGATCGGTGCCGTGGCCGAGTCCGCCGGGGTCGCCCTCGGCATCCCGGTCCTGCGCGTCGACCGGCCCATGGCCGCGGCGGCCGTCCGTGCCGGACGGGTCACCGTCCTGGCCACCCTTGCCTCCACCCTGGAGCCGACCCGCGCGCTTCTCGCCGAGGAGGCGGGCGTGGCCGGCCTGCCCGGAGCGGATGTACGCACCGTGCTGGTGGAGGGGGCCTGGGAACGCTTCGTGGCCGGTGACCAGGACGGCTTCCTGGACCTTGTGGCCGCCGCTGCCGACACGGTGGGCGACGCGGACGTCATCGTGCTCGCCCAGGGCTCCATGGCGGGTGCGGCCGAGCGCACGACCACCGCGGTCCCGGTGCTGTCCAGCCCCCGCCCGGGGCTGGCCGCCGCGGTGGCGGCGGCAGGGCGCTGA
- a CDS encoding helix-turn-helix domain-containing protein has protein sequence MTSRAPLPPEPSVALRELLAFDDGGSLRLLLAPAGHDVGVRGVAVGDEGPARSLDGCLVLLTGAPASSPDAAAPVREAARRGASGVVLRAVEGVAAAPQVVDAAAGAGVALLTRAEWADWTDTAALLRSALACARAGADDGTAGRMAAGGPESLSALAAAVAEYTGGSITIEDTRLRVLAHSATGPDADVLRRSTILGGRVPEWRVAELRRSGMLRTLWTSRDVIHRAADAEGPERLIIAVRSGPEVLGSIWVAGDGRPLRPDAPDALRRAAEVAAPLLVRHRLRESGAARRSELALRGLLYGDGDARTHAWSLGLSPDAACAVVVAEPLTAVPAPGDRTLDVAALQAATYRPSVRVLRDGDRLLVLLPVDAGAERGAAALARELAGPGGGAGVLAGAGPVVAGAQGVRGSYEEALLIVRVLRERADAGGAQRSADAAGVGPSLDVARVLDAARPVWEAGDGPVHELVRTDLAAGGDLVRSLAAYLEASGDVSRAAARLVVHPNTLRYRVRRARERFGVDLEDPDTRLLVTLAVRLSG, from the coding sequence ATGACGAGTCGTGCGCCCCTCCCGCCGGAGCCCTCCGTCGCGCTGCGCGAACTCCTCGCCTTCGACGACGGCGGGAGCCTGCGGCTGCTGCTGGCGCCCGCCGGCCATGACGTCGGCGTGCGGGGTGTGGCCGTGGGCGACGAAGGCCCGGCCCGGTCGCTGGACGGCTGTCTGGTCCTGCTGACCGGCGCGCCCGCCTCGTCCCCCGACGCCGCGGCCCCGGTCCGCGAAGCCGCGCGCCGGGGCGCGTCCGGCGTGGTGCTGCGCGCCGTGGAAGGGGTCGCCGCCGCGCCGCAGGTGGTCGACGCCGCCGCGGGGGCGGGGGTCGCCCTGCTCACCCGCGCGGAGTGGGCGGACTGGACGGACACCGCCGCGTTGCTGCGATCCGCGCTGGCCTGCGCACGGGCGGGCGCCGACGACGGGACGGCGGGGCGGATGGCGGCCGGGGGTCCGGAGAGCCTGAGCGCCCTCGCGGCGGCCGTCGCCGAGTACACCGGCGGTTCGATCACCATCGAGGACACGCGCCTGCGGGTCCTGGCCCACTCCGCCACGGGGCCCGACGCCGATGTGCTGCGCCGGTCGACCATCCTGGGCGGCCGGGTTCCGGAGTGGCGGGTCGCGGAGCTGCGCCGCAGCGGAATGCTCCGGACGCTGTGGACCTCCCGTGACGTGATCCACCGCGCGGCCGACGCGGAGGGACCCGAGCGCCTGATCATCGCGGTCCGCAGCGGCCCCGAGGTCCTCGGCTCCATCTGGGTGGCCGGCGACGGACGTCCGCTGCGCCCGGACGCGCCGGACGCCCTGCGCAGGGCCGCCGAGGTCGCCGCGCCCCTGCTGGTGCGGCACCGGCTGCGCGAGAGCGGCGCCGCCCGCCGCAGCGAACTCGCGCTGCGCGGACTGCTGTACGGGGACGGGGACGCCCGCACGCACGCCTGGTCGCTCGGCCTGTCCCCCGACGCCGCCTGCGCGGTGGTGGTCGCCGAACCCCTCACCGCCGTGCCCGCCCCGGGCGACCGCACCCTCGACGTGGCGGCGCTCCAGGCGGCGACGTACCGCCCGTCCGTGCGCGTACTGCGCGACGGCGACCGGCTGCTGGTGCTGCTGCCCGTGGACGCGGGGGCGGAGCGCGGCGCGGCGGCTCTCGCCAGGGAGCTGGCGGGTCCGGGCGGCGGCGCCGGGGTGCTGGCGGGGGCCGGCCCGGTGGTCGCGGGTGCGCAGGGGGTGCGGGGCTCGTACGAAGAGGCCCTGCTCATCGTGCGGGTGCTGCGCGAGCGGGCGGACGCGGGCGGCGCGCAACGGTCGGCGGACGCCGCGGGCGTGGGGCCCTCGCTGGACGTCGCCCGGGTCCTGGACGCGGCCCGGCCGGTCTGGGAGGCAGGGGACGGGCCCGTGCACGAGCTCGTACGGACGGACCTGGCGGCGGGCGGCGACCTGGTCCGGTCGCTGGCGGCCTACCTGGAGGCATCCGGCGATGTTTCGCGGGCGGCGGCCCGGCTGGTCGTCCACCCCAACACGCTGCGCTACCGGGTGCGGCGCGCCCGGGAACGATTCGGGGTGGACCTGGAGGACCCCGACACCAGGCTGCTGGTCACGCTCGCCGTCCGGCTCAGCGGGTAG
- a CDS encoding endo-1,4-beta-xylanase, which produces MGSYALKRSVLSRPLRALLPALLVGALGASAALVAPSDAHAAENTLGAAAAQSGRYFGTAIASGKLGDSAYTSIAGREFNTVTAENEMKIDATEPQRGQFSFTAADRVYDWAVQNGKKVRGHTLAWHSQQPGWMQSLGGTELRQAMIDHINGVMGHYKGKITQWDVVNEAFADGSSGARRDSNLQRTGNDWIEAAFRAARAADPAAKLCYNDYNVENWTWAKTQAMYTMVKDFKQRGVPIDCVGFQSHFNSGSPYNSNFRTTLQNFAALGVDVAITELDIQGASASTYAAVTNDCLAVPRCLGITVWGVRDSDSWRSGDTPLLFNNDGSKKAAYSAVLDALNGGTSTTPPTDPGAGQIKGVGSGRCVDVPNSSTADGTRVQLRDCADAANQQWTYTTAGELRVYGNKCLDAAGSGNGAGIQIYSCWGGDNQKWRLNADGSITGVQSGLCLDAVGTGTANGTQLQLYSCSNGSNQRWTRT; this is translated from the coding sequence ATGGGCTCCTACGCCCTCAAGAGATCCGTTCTCAGCCGTCCGCTCCGCGCCCTTCTGCCGGCGCTCCTCGTCGGCGCCCTGGGCGCGTCGGCCGCACTGGTCGCACCGTCCGACGCGCACGCCGCCGAGAACACGCTCGGGGCCGCGGCGGCACAGAGCGGCCGCTACTTCGGCACCGCCATCGCCTCGGGCAAGCTCGGCGACTCGGCGTACACGTCCATCGCCGGCCGCGAGTTCAACACGGTGACGGCCGAGAACGAGATGAAGATCGACGCGACCGAGCCGCAGCGGGGCCAGTTCAGCTTCACCGCAGCCGACCGGGTCTACGACTGGGCGGTGCAGAACGGGAAGAAGGTACGCGGCCACACCCTGGCGTGGCACTCCCAGCAGCCCGGCTGGATGCAGAGCCTCGGCGGCACCGAGCTGCGGCAGGCGATGATCGACCACATCAACGGCGTGATGGGGCACTACAAGGGCAAGATCACCCAGTGGGACGTCGTGAACGAGGCCTTCGCCGACGGCAGTTCGGGCGCCCGCCGCGACTCCAACCTGCAGCGCACCGGCAACGACTGGATCGAGGCCGCCTTCCGTGCCGCGCGCGCCGCCGACCCGGCCGCCAAGCTCTGCTACAACGACTACAACGTCGAGAACTGGACCTGGGCCAAGACCCAGGCGATGTACACCATGGTCAAGGACTTCAAGCAGCGCGGGGTCCCCATCGACTGCGTCGGCTTCCAGTCGCACTTCAACAGCGGCAGCCCGTACAACAGCAACTTCCGCACCACTCTCCAGAACTTCGCCGCCCTCGGCGTCGACGTGGCCATCACCGAGCTCGACATCCAGGGCGCATCGGCCTCGACCTACGCCGCCGTGACCAACGACTGCCTGGCCGTCCCGCGCTGCCTCGGCATCACCGTCTGGGGCGTACGCGACAGCGACTCCTGGCGGTCGGGGGACACCCCGCTGCTGTTCAACAACGACGGCAGCAAGAAGGCCGCCTACTCGGCCGTCCTCGACGCACTCAACGGTGGCACCTCCACCACACCCCCCACCGACCCGGGCGCCGGCCAGATCAAGGGCGTCGGCTCGGGCCGCTGTGTGGACGTCCCCAACAGCAGTACTGCCGACGGCACCCGTGTTCAGCTCCGCGACTGCGCCGACGCAGCGAACCAGCAGTGGACGTACACCACGGCGGGTGAGCTGAGGGTCTACGGCAACAAGTGCCTGGACGCCGCCGGCAGCGGCAATGGCGCCGGGATACAGATCTACAGCTGCTGGGGCGGCGACAACCAGAAGTGGCGCCTCAACGCGGACGGCTCCATCACCGGTGTGCAGTCGGGCCTCTGCCTCGACGCCGTCGGCACCGGAACCGCCAACGGCACCCAGCTTCAGCTGTACTCCTGCTCCAACGGCAGCAACCAGCGCTGGACCCGCACCTGA
- a CDS encoding MarR family transcriptional regulator has protein sequence MSRHDTAPGASAAIGAALYGLATRAVKRLPRDMSLTSAATLATLDRTGPRRITDLAAAEGVTQPAMTALVRVMEESGLVERRGDASDRRVTLVYLTEAGASYVRKRRRAGVHAFERLIGELTGDEVEALVAALPALTHLAELESQDREGPKQ, from the coding sequence ATGAGTCGTCACGACACCGCCCCCGGCGCGTCCGCCGCCATCGGGGCAGCCCTCTACGGCCTGGCCACCAGGGCCGTCAAACGCCTGCCCCGGGACATGAGCCTGACGTCCGCCGCAACCCTGGCCACCCTGGACCGGACCGGCCCGCGGCGTATCACCGATCTGGCCGCGGCCGAGGGCGTCACCCAGCCCGCGATGACCGCCCTGGTCCGGGTGATGGAGGAGTCCGGGCTGGTCGAGCGGCGGGGTGACGCGTCCGACAGGCGGGTCACGCTGGTGTACCTGACCGAGGCCGGCGCTTCCTATGTCCGGAAGCGGCGCCGGGCGGGCGTCCACGCGTTCGAGCGGTTGATCGGCGAGCTGACCGGCGACGAGGTCGAGGCGCTGGTGGCGGCCCTTCCGGCGCTGACACATCTGGCGGAGCTCGAAAGCCAGGACCGCGAGGGGCCGAAGCAGTGA
- a CDS encoding diaminopimelate decarboxylase, whose translation MSLSSPSAAPIPSDSTPSARVAAVVRHAVAAGLLGESSPVVGFIDTDGVRASVAALHEAFPGVPAVLHTFAAKASSLVPVLRLLARCGMGCEVASPGELRLALDAGFAPSKIVLDSPAKTRDEIRRALAVGVAINADNLDEVARIASLRPADAVSAIGLRVNPQVGGGSIGAMSTATATSKFGVALRDPGAREQVVKTFAAYPWLTRLHAHVGSQGCSLELIAAGIGETYRLAEEINETLGRRQITGLDIGGGLPVNFADDEVRPTFAAYAGALRAAVPGLFDGRYELVTEFGRSLLAKNGFIGALVEYTKDAGGRRIALTHAGAQTATRTVFMPDAWPLRVGAFDAQGWPKEGPVVVQDIAGPCCFAGDVVAHARELPELRAGDYVVLYDTGAYYFSTPWSYNSLPRPAVYGFDVAATSGREEPAVRFAPVRDAQSLDSVSAESGLAHADALLNPRD comes from the coding sequence ATGAGCCTCTCCTCGCCCTCCGCCGCCCCGATCCCCTCCGACTCAACCCCGTCCGCGCGTGTCGCGGCGGTGGTCCGCCACGCCGTGGCCGCCGGCCTGCTCGGCGAGTCGAGCCCGGTCGTCGGCTTCATCGACACGGACGGCGTACGGGCGTCGGTCGCCGCCCTGCACGAGGCGTTCCCCGGGGTGCCCGCCGTGCTGCACACGTTCGCCGCGAAGGCGTCCTCGCTGGTGCCCGTGCTGCGGCTGCTGGCCCGGTGCGGCATGGGCTGCGAGGTCGCGAGCCCCGGTGAGCTGCGGCTCGCGCTGGACGCGGGGTTCGCGCCGTCGAAGATCGTCCTGGACTCCCCCGCCAAGACGCGTGACGAGATCCGCCGCGCGCTGGCCGTGGGCGTGGCGATCAACGCCGACAACCTCGACGAGGTGGCACGGATCGCCTCGCTGCGGCCGGCGGACGCGGTGTCCGCCATCGGCCTCCGGGTCAACCCGCAGGTCGGCGGCGGCTCCATCGGAGCGATGAGCACGGCCACGGCCACGTCGAAGTTCGGCGTGGCGCTGCGCGACCCCGGCGCGCGCGAACAGGTGGTGAAGACCTTTGCCGCGTACCCCTGGCTGACCCGGCTGCACGCCCATGTCGGTTCGCAGGGCTGCTCGTTGGAGCTGATCGCGGCCGGGATCGGCGAGACGTACCGGCTGGCCGAGGAGATCAACGAGACGCTGGGCCGCCGGCAGATCACCGGGCTCGACATCGGCGGCGGCCTCCCGGTCAACTTCGCCGACGACGAGGTGCGCCCCACCTTCGCCGCCTACGCCGGGGCGCTGCGGGCCGCCGTGCCCGGCCTCTTCGACGGCCGGTACGAACTGGTCACCGAGTTCGGCCGCTCGCTGCTCGCGAAGAACGGCTTCATCGGCGCACTGGTCGAGTACACGAAGGACGCGGGCGGCCGCCGTATCGCGCTGACCCACGCGGGCGCCCAGACCGCCACCCGTACGGTGTTCATGCCCGACGCCTGGCCGCTGCGGGTCGGTGCCTTCGACGCCCAGGGGTGGCCGAAGGAGGGGCCCGTGGTGGTTCAGGACATCGCGGGGCCGTGCTGCTTCGCCGGGGACGTCGTCGCGCACGCGCGGGAACTGCCCGAGCTGCGGGCGGGCGACTACGTGGTGCTGTACGACACGGGGGCGTACTACTTCTCCACGCCGTGGTCGTACAACAGTCTGCCGCGCCCGGCGGTGTACGGGTTCGACGTCGCCGCCACGAGCGGGCGCGAGGAGCCTGCGGTGCGGTTCGCGCCGGTGCGGGACGCCCAGTCGCTGGACTCCGTCTCCGCCGAGAGCGGCCTCGCGCACGCCGACGCCCTGCTGAATCCACGGGACTGA
- a CDS encoding MgtC/SapB family protein: MALDINEPFGQNWTHAAQFGIAFVLSCAIGIEREIRQKAAGLRTYTIVGLGAALFTLVSKFGFSDVVVTGQVELDPSRVAAQIVSGLGFIGGGVIFVHRGSVRGLTTAASIWLTAAVGCAAGAGLPVLATLATLAYFLVSYGVRPLAHRLPTLRNASIGYRITYTEGVGALRELVNHCTETGFAVSELTTLSGSGRYRRRRPQEDVERTVEVALSVQGRGDPDALTARLAGTAGVLACSRSDLADE; encoded by the coding sequence GTGGCACTCGACATCAACGAACCGTTCGGTCAGAACTGGACGCACGCGGCGCAGTTCGGCATCGCGTTCGTCTTGTCGTGCGCGATCGGGATCGAGCGCGAGATCCGCCAGAAGGCGGCCGGCCTGCGCACGTACACCATCGTCGGACTCGGGGCCGCGCTCTTCACCCTGGTCAGCAAGTTCGGCTTCTCCGACGTCGTGGTCACCGGCCAGGTGGAGCTGGACCCGTCCCGGGTCGCGGCCCAGATCGTCTCCGGCCTCGGCTTCATCGGCGGCGGCGTCATCTTCGTCCACCGGGGCTCCGTGCGGGGCCTGACCACCGCGGCCTCGATCTGGCTCACCGCCGCCGTGGGCTGCGCGGCCGGTGCGGGGCTGCCGGTCCTCGCCACGCTGGCCACGCTCGCGTACTTCCTGGTGTCCTACGGAGTACGCCCCCTCGCCCACCGGCTCCCCACCCTGCGCAACGCCTCGATCGGGTACCGCATCACGTACACCGAGGGGGTCGGGGCGCTGCGGGAACTGGTCAACCACTGTACGGAGACCGGGTTCGCGGTCTCCGAGCTGACCACGCTCTCCGGCTCGGGCCGATACCGGCGCCGGCGCCCCCAGGAGGACGTCGAGCGGACCGTCGAGGTCGCGCTGAGCGTGCAGGGCCGGGGCGACCCCGACGCGCTGACGGCACGGCTGGCGGGCACGGCGGGCGTCCTGGCGTGCAGCCGCAGCGACCTCGCCGACGAGTGA
- a CDS encoding N-acetyltransferase translates to MAEQTGPEIRDDRAAGRLSAFEDGEAVGVIAYFVMDGEPAGLVAVHTVVEPGHEGKGIGGALVREFYAMAGREGVPVVPLCPYAAKWASRHPDEAPEAPDALVERAKTQLASHPELY, encoded by the coding sequence ATGGCAGAGCAGACCGGGCCCGAGATCCGTGACGACCGGGCGGCCGGCCGGCTGTCCGCGTTCGAGGACGGCGAGGCCGTCGGGGTCATCGCGTACTTCGTGATGGACGGCGAGCCCGCCGGGCTCGTCGCCGTCCACACCGTCGTCGAGCCCGGACACGAGGGCAAGGGCATCGGAGGTGCCCTGGTCAGGGAGTTCTACGCCATGGCGGGGCGCGAGGGAGTGCCGGTCGTGCCGCTGTGCCCGTACGCCGCCAAATGGGCCTCGCGCCATCCCGACGAGGCCCCCGAGGCGCCGGACGCACTGGTGGAGCGCGCGAAGACACAGCTCGCCTCGCACCCCGAGCTGTACTGA
- a CDS encoding aspartate 1-decarboxylase: MLRTMFKSKIHRATVTQADLHYVGSVTIDAELMEAADLLPGELVHIVDIDNGARLETYVIEGERGSGVIGINGAAAHLVHPGDLVILISYAQVEDAEARALVPRIVHVDADNRIVALGADASAPVPGSDTERSPHAVPAAR, from the coding sequence ATGCTGCGCACCATGTTCAAGTCCAAGATTCACCGTGCCACCGTCACCCAGGCCGATCTGCACTACGTGGGTTCGGTCACCATCGACGCCGAGTTGATGGAGGCCGCGGATCTGCTGCCCGGTGAGCTGGTGCACATCGTGGACATCGACAACGGTGCCCGGCTGGAGACGTACGTCATCGAGGGCGAGCGCGGTTCCGGTGTGATCGGGATCAACGGCGCCGCCGCCCACCTCGTGCACCCGGGTGACCTGGTCATCCTCATCAGCTACGCGCAGGTCGAGGATGCCGAGGCGCGTGCCCTCGTGCCGCGTATCGTGCACGTCGACGCGGACAACCGCATCGTCGCACTCGGTGCCGACGCCTCCGCGCCCGTGCCGGGCAGTGACACCGAGCGCAGCCCGCACGCGGTGCCCGCGGCACGCTGA